The segment TCCTCGCCGCTCACCGAGCACGACGGCCGGATCTACTGGTGCGACGGCCACCTCGACGACACCTTCGGGCGCGAGATCCTGGACGTGACCGACATCGGCTACCACGAGAAGCCGGTCAACCAGCTGTTCCTGCGCAACCAGCTCACCCGCTTCAGCGCGTCCGGCAAGGCGGTCTCGCTGGCCGGCCGGATCACCAATCCGCTCGGCGTCATCCCGCCCGGCGCCCGCCTCAAGGGCCAGCTGGAGTTCAGCGCCCGGCGGCGCAGCCTCCAGTCCTTCCAGTTCCCGGTGCGGGAGCTGCGCCACGAGGGCGACACCGTCCACTGGGAGGCCACCGCGGACCTCACCGCGAAGCTGCGCCCGCTGGGCATCGTCGACACCATCTGGGACGTACGGCTGCGGCTGGACGTGGACGGGGTGCGCACCACGACCCGGCTCACCGTCGCCGACACCGGGCTGTCCGAGCCGCTGCCGGTGCGGCCGCGGCTGACGCGGATGGTCGCCGACCACCTCGCACCGCATGTCTCGGCCAAGGGGCATCTGGCGTTCCGCCTGGTCAGCGAAGGCCGCAACGCCGAGCGCGTCCAGGAGCTGATCAACCGCGGGGTGCGCGGCAAGCCGGGGACGCTGGCCAAGACCGGCTTCCGCAAGGCGAAGGCGCTGCGCCAGAAGGTCACCTCCGGCGACAACAAGCTCCGCGCCTACCACGAGGTGTTCTGCCGGCTGCCGATCAAGAAGCGCACGGTGGTCTTCGAGAGCCACCTGGGCAAGCAGTACAGCGACAGCCCGCGCGCCCTCTACGAGGAGATGCGGCGGCAGGGCCTGGAGTTCGAGGCGATCTGGTCGTACGCCGGGTCCCCGCAGGACTTCCCCAAGGACGTCACGCTCGTACGGCGCTGGTCGCTGCCGTATCTCAAGGCGCTGGCGCAGGCCGAGTTCTGGGTGGACAACCAGAGCTACCCGCTCAAGCTCACCAAGCGCCCGGAGACCACCTACCTCCAGACCTGGCACGGCTCGGCGCTGAAGAACATGGGCTTCGACCAGCCGGCGCTGAAGGCGCAGACCCGCCGGCAGCAGGAGGAGCAGCAGCGCTCGCTGGACCGCTTCGACCGCTTCCTGGTCCGCTCCGAGCACGATGTACACACCCTGGCCAAGGCTTTCCGGCTCCAGGAGAAGACGCTGCTGCGGTCGGGATACCCGCGCAATGACGCACTGGTGCACGCGCGGGAGCGGGAGGCCGAGCGAGGGGTGCGTGAACGCGGGCCGCTGGCCGCGGAGTTGGGCATTCCGGAGGACCGGACCGTACTCCTTTACGCGCCGACGTTCCGCAAGGCGGGCGGCCGGCACGGGCGCTTCGAATTGCCCTTCGACGTGGAGCGTTTCGCCGATCAGTTCGGCGACCGCTATGTCCTCCTGGTGCGTTCGCACTACCTCAATCATGTGGTGCTGCCACCGACCGTGCAGGGCCGGGTCATCGACGTATCGGCGCGCCACGATGTGACGCCACTGCTGGAGCTGGCGGACGGGCTGATCACCGACTATTCGTCAGTGATGTTCGACTATGCGCTGCTCGACCGTCCCCTGGTGTTCTTCACCTACGACTACGACGAGTATGTGCACGAGGGCCGCGGCACCTACTTCGATCTGCTGGAGCACGCACCGGGTCCGGTGGTCCGCACCGAGGACGATTTCCACGAGACGATCAAGTCGTTCGAGTCGCAGGCACTGGAATACGCGAAGAGCCGCAGGGAATTCGTCGCCAAGTTCGGCGAATACGACCGGGGCGACGCCGCCCGGAGCATCGTCGATCAGTTCTTCGCCCAGTGGAGCCGTTGATGACCAAGTCGAACGCAGCCGAGCCGCGGGACATCTTCTTCGTGTCCAACAGCGTCAACGAGCTGGGTGGCATCACCAGTTGGTCGCACCAGATGGCGCGGCTGTTCAGCGAGCGGGGCCACCGGGTGCACCTCGTCGGCGTGGTGCCGGCCCCCGAGGGACGGGTCCAGGAGCTGGCCCCCGACGTGCCGTTCCGGACCACCACGCTGTACGCCGAGCACCCGCCGGCCGTGACCCCGGTACGCGGCCTCAAGGACAAGCTCAACCTCGTCGAGCAGCGCCGCCGGGCGGCCCGGGAAGCCGGAATGCGGGAGCAGGCGGCCAAGTTGAGCGCGCTGTTCCGGGCGGCGAAGCCGGACGGGGTGGTGATCGTCACTCAGGTGTGGGCCATGGAGTGGGTCGCGCTGGCCGATACGGCGGGGCTGACGGTGTTCGGGATGAGCCATGAGTCCTTCGACACCTGCCGCAAGTCCTCCCGGTTCGCCCGGGTCAAGCGGTTTTACCAGGACGTCGACCGAATGCTGACGCTCACCCGGGAGGACGCGGACCGCTGGATCCGGCAGCGGATGGACAACGTCGGCTTCATGCCGAACCCGCTGCCCTTCTTCCCCGAGGTGCCCTCGGACCGCTCCGGCAAGTGCGTGGTCAGCATCGGCCGGCTGCACGAAGAGAAGGGCGTGGACCTGCTGTTGGAGGCCTGGGCCAGGGTCTCCCCGCAGCACCCCGACTGGACGCTGCGCGTTTACGGCTCCGGTGAGGAAGAGGAGGCGCTGCGCAAGCAGGCCGCGGAGCTGGGGATCACCACCACGGTCGAGTGGATGGGCCGGACCGGCGATGTGCCGGGGGCGCTGCGCAAGAGTGCGGTGTTCGCGCTCAGTTCGCGGGGCGAGGGCTTCCCGCTGGCACCCATGGAGGCGATGGCGACGGCCGTGCCGTGTGTGGCGTTCGATGTGGCGCCCGGTGTCCACGAGATCATCACGGACGGCGTGGACGGTTTCCTCGCCCCGCCGGGCAATATCACCGAATTCGCCCGGCATCTCGACGCCCTGATGTCCGACAAGGAGCTCCGGGACACGATGGGCGAAGCCGCCCGGGAGAACATCCAGCGGTTCTCCACGGAGGAGATTGTCGGCCGCTGGGAGAGCTTGTTCGCGCTCGTGGAGCGCTGAGCCGACAACTCACAATGCGAGAAGGGCCGCCGGCTTTCCCCGGCGGCCCTTCTCGTTGAAAATTCAGTTAAGCTCCGCTGCGTGCGGAGTGCCCGGAGCCGGACTTGAACCGGCACGGCCGTAGGCCAGCGAGGTTTAAGCTCGCCGTGTCTGCATTCCACCATCCGGGCCTGGGATCCCCCATGCCACCTCAAAGAGGGCAGCACGAGCGTAGCCCGCAGTGCACGACCCCCATCGGCCGCTCTTCCCGAGGTTGTCTTATTTTATTGGCAACTGAGTGAGCATCAGCGACCGGTACAGGCCTTCGGCACATGCCTGAAGCCCACCTTCGGTGGGAAGCCCCCCGGCGCATTTTCATGCCCGAATTGACGGAAACTCGATGCCTCGCCGGCGTGACCGTCACCCCCGCCCGGGCACCCCTCCGGCGGCCGTGAGCAAGGCAACAGCATCTGGAGTCGCCTCCTCCGCAGGGATGACGGGCGGACCCCTGATACGTCCCAGGGGTGGTCGAAGGCGACCACAGGGGTTGACGTGCCCACCCCTCCCCCGGGCCCACGATGGAGAACGTCCGCGGTCCGTCCGCCCCCCGAGTCCCCGGGGCCGCCGCGGGCCTGATCCCTCGTACGACAGGAGCACCCTCCCGTGACCACCCACCACTCCGGCGTCGCCACCGCCCCCCGCGCCACCACGGCGGCCGCCCGCGCCATGGACCTCACCAAGGTCTACGGACAGGGCGAGACCCAGGTGGTCGCCCTGGACGCGGTCTCCGTCGAGTTCCGGCAGGCCCAGTTCACCGCGATCATGGGCCCCTCGGGATCCGGCAAGTCGACGCTGATGCACTGCATGGCCGGGCTGGACGCGATCTCCGGCGGCTCCGCCCGGATCGGCGACACCGAACTGAACGGCCTCAAGGACAAGAAGCTCACCCAGCTCCGGCGCGACAAGATCGGCTTCATCTTCCAGGCGTTCAACCTGCTGCCGACCCTGACCGCCCTGGAGAACATCACCCTGCCCATGGACATCGCGGGCCGTAAGCCGGACCGCGCTTGGCTGGACCGCGTCGTGCAGACCGTCGGCCTGGCCGACCGCCTCAAGCACCGCCCCAGCCAGCTCTCCGGCGGCCAGCAGCAGCGCGTCGCGGTCGCCCGCGCGCTCGCCTCCCGGCCCGAGATCATCTTCGCCGACGAGCCCACCGGCAACCTCGACTCGCGCTCCGGCGCCGAGGTCCTGGGCTTTCTGCGCAACTCCGTACGCGAACTGGGCCAGACCGTGGTGATGGTGACCCACGACCCGGTCGCCGCCTCCTACGCGGACCGGGTGGTCTTCCTCGCCGACGGCCGGATCGTCGACGACATCGCCGGCCCGACCGCCGACAGCGTGCTGGAACGCATGCGGAACCTCTCCGGGGGCGCCCCCCGGACCCCCGGCTCCGACGCCACGGCCCGCACCAGCTGATTCCCGGCAGCCACCCGCACTCCGGACCACTCCTCCAGGACTGACTCATGTTCCGCACCGCCTTGCGCAATGTGCTTGCGCACAAGGCCCGGCTGCTGATGACCGTGCTCGCCGTGATGCTCGGCGTGGCCTTCGTCTCCGGCACCCTGGTCTTCACCTCGACCCTCTCCGAGGCCTTCCGCAACAGCTCCCAGAAGAGCCTCGAACACGTCGACGTGGCCGTTGAGCCGCCGCAGTCCGACGCGGGCCCCGGGAGCCCCGAAGATACCCCGCAGATCGACCGGAAGCTGCTCGACAAGGTGAACCGGGTGCCCGGCGTCGCGGCCACCACCGGCCTCGTCTCCGGCTACACCGGCGTCGCCGACAAGCACGGCAAGCTGCTCGGCGCGGGCCTCTCGACCCGCGGCAGCAACTACTTCCCGGGCAAGGACGGCAAGGACGCGCGCTACCCGATGCGGGACGGCGCCGCCCCCAAGGGCCCGGACCAGATCGCGCTGGACTCCCGCACCGCCGACAAGGCCGGCTATCGGGTCGGCGACACCGTACGGATCTCCGTCGACGGGCCGGTCCGGGAGCCGAAGCTGGCCGGCATCTTCACCACCGACGACGACCGGGCCGCGGCCGGCGGCACCCTCACGCTGTTCGACACCGAGACCGCCCAGAAGCTGTTCCGGATGCCCGGCGGATACAACGTGGTCCAGGTGACCGCCGCGGCGGGGACGTCCCAGACCGCCCTGCAGCACGCGATCGAGCGGGCGCTGCCCCCGGGCAGCGCCACCGTCGAGACCGGGAAGCACCTCGCCGACCAGCAGGCCGACATGATCGAGGAGAGCATGTCCGGCATGAAGACCGGGCTGATGGTCTTCGCCGGTATCTCGCTCTTCGTCGGCATCTTCCTCATCGCCAACACCTTCACCATGCTGGTCGCCCAGCGCACCAGGGAACTGGCGCTGCTGCGGGCGGTCGGCGCCGCCCGCCGCCAGGTCACCCGCTCGGTACTGATCGAGGCGTTCCTGGTCGGCGCCATCGCCGGGGCGACCGGCCTGGTGGCCGGTATCGGTGTCGGCGCGGGCCTGCGCGCGCTGATCAGCAGCACCACCGGGAAGCTGCCGGACGGACCGCTGGTGGTCGAGCCCACCACGGTGCTGACCGCGCTGGCCGTGGGCGTCGTCGTCACGGTGCTGGCCGCCTGGCTGCCGGGCCGGCGCGCCGCGAAGATTCCGCCGGTCGCCGCGATGAACAGCGTGCACCTCCCCGCCACCACCAAGTCGCTGGTGGTCCGCAACAGCATCGGCGCGGTCTTCGCGGGCCTCGGAATCGCCGGTGTGCTGGCCGCCACCGGTATGGACGACGGCCGCAGCACCATGGGCGCCGGAGCGGTGCTGCTGCTGATCGGCGTGTTCATCCTGACGCCGCTGCTCTCCCGTCCGCTGATCGCGCTGGCCGCCCCCGTCCTGCGGGCGTTCGGCACCGCCGGCACCCTCGCCCGGCAGAACGCGCTCCGCAATCCGCGCCGTACCGCCACCACCGCCTCGGCGCTGATGGTCGGACTGACCCTGATCACCGGTCTGACGGTGATCGCGACCAGTGTGCAGAAGGGCGTCGACAAGCTGGCCACCGAGTCGCTGAAGGCCGACTACGTCATCTCCATGGACAGCCGGCAGCCGCTCTCCCCCCGGCTGGAGAAGGCGGTCGGCGCCGTGGACGGGGTGGTGGCCAGCAGCCCGCTGCGCAAGGTGATGGCCGAGAGCGGCAACGAGCCCGAGATGCTGAACGGCGTCGACGGCCGGGAGTTCGGCGCCCTGACCCAACTGCCCTTCACCGAGGGCGCGCTCGGCGAACTGCGCGGCAACCGGGCCGTCGTGGACGGCGACACCGCGAAGATCAAGCACTGGAAGGCCGGCTCCCGTGTCCCGGTGACGTTCCCCGACGGCAAGAAGGCCACGCTGACCGTCTCCGGCGTCTACGAGGGCAACGACATGTTCCGCGGCCTCATCCTCGACAACGCCACCCTGGCGCCGCACCAGAAGCACCTCGCCGACGACCAGATCCTGGTCAAGATGGCCGACGGGGCCACCGACGGCAACAAGGAGACCCTGGCCAAGGCGCTCGGCGACAACCCGGCCATCCTCGTCGCCGACAAGAAGGACGTGTCCGAGGGCATCTCCCAGTCGGTCACGATGATGCTGAACATGCTCTACGGCCTGCTGGCCATGGCAGTGATCGTCGCGGTCCTCGGTGTCGTCAACACCCTGGCGATGTCGGTCTTCGAACGCTCCCAGGAGATCGGCATGCTGCGCGCCATCGGCCTGGACCGCCGCGGGGTCAAGCGCATGGTGCGGCTGGAGTCGCTGGTGATCTCGCTCTTCGGCGGGGTGCTCGGCGTCGGCCTGGGCGTGTTCTTCGGCTGGGCGGCCGGTGAGCTGATCGGCGCGCAGATGAAGAGCTACGAACTGGTGCTGCCGTGGGGGCGGTTGGGCCTCTTCCTCGGCCTGGCCGCGCTCGTCGGAGTGCTGGCCGCCCTGTGGCCGGCCCGCCGCGCGGCCCGGCTGAACATGCTGACCGCGATCAAGGCCGACTAGCCGCCCGGTTCAGGCGGCCGCGGCGGGGCGCCGCCGCGGCGGCCTCTTCCGCCCCCGCCCCCACCCCCCGCCACCGGCCCTCCCCCCTTCGGGGGGAGGGCCGGTGGGGGCGGGGGAGGGTGTGTGGGTGGGGTGGGGGGGTGTCAGCCGGTCCAGTCCCGCGCCCGCAGCGGCACCCCCGCGTCCCCGGGCTCCGGGGTCCGGACCGCCAGCACCTGGTTGACTCCTATCCGGTTGCGCTCGAAGGACAGCGCCGACGCGGCCATGTAGAGCCGCCACACCCGGGCCCGGCCGGGCGAGGTGAGCCGCGCCGCCTCGTCCCAGTGCCGCTCCAGGTTGTCGACCCAGCTGCGCAGCGTCAGCGCGTAGTGCTCCCGGATCGCCTCCACGTCCCGGACCTCGAACCCGGCCTCCTCCAGCTGGCCGACGGTCCGGCCCACCGGCGCCAGCTCACCGTCCGGGAACACATACCGGTCGATGAACTCATCGACGTGATACGCCTCCTCGTCCACGACCGGCCGCCGGGCGATCTGATGGTTGAGCAGCCGCCCGCCGGGCTTGAGCAGGGAGTACAGGGCGTCGGCGTACTCCGCGTACTGGGTGCGGCCGACGTGCTCGGCCATTCCGACCGAGGAGATCGCGTCGAACGGCTCGTCGTGGATCTCGCGGTAGTCCTGTACCCGGATCTCGATCCGGTCGGCGAGCCCTGCCTCGGCGATCCGCTTACGGGCGAAGCCGGCCTGCTCCTCGGAGAGGGTGATACCGACCGCCCGGACGTCGTACTCGCGGGCGGCGTGCAGCACCATCGAGCCCCAGCCGCAGCCCACGTCCAGCAGCCGCTGCCCCTCGCGGAGGCCGAGCTTGCGGCAGATCAGGTCGAGCTTGTCGCGCTGGGCGTCCTCCAGCGTGGCCTGGGGGCTCTCCCAGTAGGCGCAGGAGTAGACCATGGACGGGCCGAGCACCAGGGCGTAGAAGTCGTTGCCGACGTCGTAGTGGTGGCTGATGGCTTCCTTGTCGCGCCGCAGGGTGTGCAGCGGTCCGCGGCGGCGTCTGAGCTCTTCCGCGGGCGGCGTCGGCGGGACCGGGGCGCCGGCCAGGGCGAGCATTTCCCGGGCGGCGGCGCGGATCTCCGGGCGGGCCAGGGCGCGTACGAGGGCGGCGCGCGGCGGTTTGGGGGCGTCGCTGCGTTCCCAGATCAGCCCGGCGAGCCGGTCGAGCGCCTCGTAGAGATCACCGTCGATGTCGAGGTCGCCGGCCACCCAGGCGCGGGCCAGACCGAGTTCGCCCGGCTTGAACAGCAGCCGGCGCAGGGCCCGGCGATGGCGGATGACGAGGGTGGGGGCCCCCGGCGGGCCGGACTCGCTGCGGTCCCAGGCGCGGATGCGTACCGGGAGCGGTGCTCCCAGTACCTCCTCGGCGAGCTTGGTGAGCCGTCCAGCGGCATCGGCCATGTCGCACACCTCCGTGTTGACGAGTCGGGCGAAGAAGATTCACCCACCACGTAAACGCCAATGGGGCGCCCAGTTAGTCCCGTTCACACGTAAGAGAACCGCACACCGCCCGCTTTGCGCCAGAGTGGACACGCCAAAGGGCGCCCGCCCCACGGATGGCGGACGCCCTTCGGGCTGGTCGGAGTAGCCGACCGGGAATTCAGGAAGCCTTGGCCTTGGTCTTGTCCCCGGCCTCGGCGGCGGTCGGCGGGGCCGGCGCCGGCTTGGCGGCCTCGTAGAACTCCTCGCGGGGGTTCTCCATGGCGCCGAGCGAGACGACCTCGCGCTTGAGGAACATGGCCAGCGTCCAGTCGGCGAAGACCCGGATCTTGCGGTTGAACGTCGGCATCGCCATGCCGTGGTACGCGCGGTGCATGTACCAGGCGAGACGGCCCTTGAGCTTGATCTTCATCTTGCCCATGACGATCATCGCGACGCCCTTGTGCAGGCCCAGACCGGCGACCGCACCCTTGTTGGCGTGGCTGTACTCCTTCTGCGGGAAGCCCCGCATACCGGAGAGCACGTTGTCGCCGAGGACCTTGGCCTGCCGCAGCGCGTGCTGCGCGTTCGGCGGGCACCAGGCGTTCTCGTTGCCGTTCTTGCGGCCGACCATGTCCGGGACCTGGGCGTTGTCGCCCGCGGCCCAGATGTAGTCGGTGCCCTGCACCTGGAGGGTGGTGCCGGTGTCGACATGGCCGCGCGGGCCGAGCGGCAGACCGAAGCGGGCCAGCGCCGGGTTGGGCTTGACGCCCGCGGTCCACACGATGGTGTTGGAGTCGACCTCGAGGCCGTTGTTGAGCTTCACGTGGCCGTCGACGCAGGAGTCCATGCCGGTCTTGAGGTAGACCTCGACGCCGCGGCTCTCCAGGTGCTCCTTGCCGTACGCACCGAGCTTCGGGCCGACCTCGGGGAGGATCTTGTCGGCGACGTCGACCAGCAGGAAGCGCATGTCCTCGCGCTTCACGTTGTTGTAGTACTTCGCGGCGTCGCGGGCCATGTCCTCGACCTCACCGATGGTCTCCGCACCCGCGAAGCCACCGCCGACGAAGACGAAGGTCAGCGCCTTGCGGCGGACCTCCTCGTCGGTCGTGGAGTCGGCCTTGTCCAGCTGCTCCAGCACGTGGTTGCGCAGGCCGATGGCCTCTTCCACGCCCTTCATGCCGATGCCGTTCTCGGCCAGGCCGGGGATCGGGAAGGTGCGGGAGACCGCGCCCATCGCGATGACCAGGTAGTCGAAAGGCAGCTCGTACGCCTCGCCGACCAGCGGGGCGATCGTGGCGACCTTGCGGTCCTGGTCGATGGTGGTGACCCGGCCGGTGAGGACCTCCGCCTTGGGGAGCACGCGTCGCAGCGGCACCACGACGTGGCGGGGGGAGATGCTGCCGGCAGCAGCTTCGGGGAGGAAGGGCTGGTACGTCATGTACGAGCGCGGGTCGACGACCGTGACGGTCGCCTCGCCGTACCGCATCTGCTTGAGGATGCGGCGTGCCGCGTACAGGCCTACGTACCCACCGCCTACAACGAGGATCCTGGGACGCTCCGTGGTGCTCATGCAATCGAGTATCCACCCCCACATGGGGGGTCGCTCGTGAGCCCCTTCACAAGCACCGGAGGGGCATCTGCTACACTCCGCCGGCTTCGTGACCGACGCCATAGTCCAAAGCGGAACCACTCTGCACCACAAGGCGTTGGATACCCGCGTTGATCAGGCGTTGTTCCGGCCTCACGGCCCGTCGGGCGGCTGAACCACCGTCTCCACGGGCGCGTCGGCGCGGCTTACGGAACCGCGCATTCACCGGGTCGAGAAGGCCTAGGACCTTCGAATGAGGGCCGAACGCTGAGATTGCGCGTCCAACAACAGGCTTTTTCATGTGAAGGATTTCACGAACTTTCTTCCCGGACCCCTCCGTGAAGCCCGCCGAAGCGCCCTGAAAGCCGCTCAGCCGGGCAGCCGGCCCGCTCAAAAAGCCGGACGGCAGAGGCCGTTGCCGACCTCGTGCAGAGCCGGGGGCCGCGGCCCTGACCATGGCGCCGGGCGTCATGGCGCGTGAATCGCCTCGCGCATCGAGTCGGCGTACTCCGGCGCGAACACTTCGAGGATGTGGGGGTCGATGTCCGGAGAGTAGATGACCAGAAGCTTGTGCGTGCTGGTCCCGCCGACCGCCATCTCCTGGTCCTCCACCACCCAGACGTCGGTGGCGTCCATGTCGCTGTCCACCAGGTATGCGAGGTCCCGGGTCCCGGGCTGCGCTCCCTTGCTCGACATCTCGTCCTGGACGGCTTTCTTGCACGTCTCGTGTCCGAACAGCTCGCTCAGCCGGGCGTCCGACTGCGGTCCGACGGCGACGCGCAGCACGGGGGGATCCGCGGAGACCATCATGTGGATGGCCTTGTTCGCCCGCATCGCCGCGTGGCCTCCGACCGAGATGCTGTTGCAGGCGCCCCTCTTCGGCCACCGGACACGGCCGTGCTCATCCACCTGGCCTGCGTTGTAGTCGAGGGTCGCCTGGTGCACCTCGGCCTCGGCGTTCTCCTCCGCCGTCTGGCAGTC is part of the Streptomyces platensis genome and harbors:
- a CDS encoding bifunctional glycosyltransferase/CDP-glycerol:glycerophosphate glycerophosphotransferase, with the translated sequence MPDVSVVVIVYNDADRLPTAVQSVLDQTLRDVEVVIVDDCSTDRSFEVAQRLAADHPGRVRAFQLPENSGAGGEPRNVGIEHTEGRYVMFLDSDDVLEVNACRNMLEAAEESGSDIVSGLCVRLHKDTRNQKRDEWYAWLYSTTRTLESVTELPDLFVWDTLSTNKCYRRDFLVENNLRFPKGMFYEDLMFIADAYLAARRITLIPNQVYFWHVYERAAVKSVTNRRHEMTNYTHRLEIHRRIDALLAERGLDELKLAKDVKFLKHDLVLHLRDLPFRDDSYRQEFSELSREYLASIAPEAYERVQPIQAICAYLLQQGDWENLIPAVDTLINRDKVSSPLTEHDGRIYWCDGHLDDTFGREILDVTDIGYHEKPVNQLFLRNQLTRFSASGKAVSLAGRITNPLGVIPPGARLKGQLEFSARRRSLQSFQFPVRELRHEGDTVHWEATADLTAKLRPLGIVDTIWDVRLRLDVDGVRTTTRLTVADTGLSEPLPVRPRLTRMVADHLAPHVSAKGHLAFRLVSEGRNAERVQELINRGVRGKPGTLAKTGFRKAKALRQKVTSGDNKLRAYHEVFCRLPIKKRTVVFESHLGKQYSDSPRALYEEMRRQGLEFEAIWSYAGSPQDFPKDVTLVRRWSLPYLKALAQAEFWVDNQSYPLKLTKRPETTYLQTWHGSALKNMGFDQPALKAQTRRQQEEQQRSLDRFDRFLVRSEHDVHTLAKAFRLQEKTLLRSGYPRNDALVHAREREAERGVRERGPLAAELGIPEDRTVLLYAPTFRKAGGRHGRFELPFDVERFADQFGDRYVLLVRSHYLNHVVLPPTVQGRVIDVSARHDVTPLLELADGLITDYSSVMFDYALLDRPLVFFTYDYDEYVHEGRGTYFDLLEHAPGPVVRTEDDFHETIKSFESQALEYAKSRREFVAKFGEYDRGDAARSIVDQFFAQWSR
- a CDS encoding glycosyltransferase — its product is MTKSNAAEPRDIFFVSNSVNELGGITSWSHQMARLFSERGHRVHLVGVVPAPEGRVQELAPDVPFRTTTLYAEHPPAVTPVRGLKDKLNLVEQRRRAAREAGMREQAAKLSALFRAAKPDGVVIVTQVWAMEWVALADTAGLTVFGMSHESFDTCRKSSRFARVKRFYQDVDRMLTLTREDADRWIRQRMDNVGFMPNPLPFFPEVPSDRSGKCVVSIGRLHEEKGVDLLLEAWARVSPQHPDWTLRVYGSGEEEEALRKQAAELGITTTVEWMGRTGDVPGALRKSAVFALSSRGEGFPLAPMEAMATAVPCVAFDVAPGVHEIITDGVDGFLAPPGNITEFARHLDALMSDKELRDTMGEAARENIQRFSTEEIVGRWESLFALVER
- a CDS encoding ABC transporter ATP-binding protein is translated as MTTHHSGVATAPRATTAAARAMDLTKVYGQGETQVVALDAVSVEFRQAQFTAIMGPSGSGKSTLMHCMAGLDAISGGSARIGDTELNGLKDKKLTQLRRDKIGFIFQAFNLLPTLTALENITLPMDIAGRKPDRAWLDRVVQTVGLADRLKHRPSQLSGGQQQRVAVARALASRPEIIFADEPTGNLDSRSGAEVLGFLRNSVRELGQTVVMVTHDPVAASYADRVVFLADGRIVDDIAGPTADSVLERMRNLSGGAPRTPGSDATARTS
- a CDS encoding ABC transporter permease; the encoded protein is MFRTALRNVLAHKARLLMTVLAVMLGVAFVSGTLVFTSTLSEAFRNSSQKSLEHVDVAVEPPQSDAGPGSPEDTPQIDRKLLDKVNRVPGVAATTGLVSGYTGVADKHGKLLGAGLSTRGSNYFPGKDGKDARYPMRDGAAPKGPDQIALDSRTADKAGYRVGDTVRISVDGPVREPKLAGIFTTDDDRAAAGGTLTLFDTETAQKLFRMPGGYNVVQVTAAAGTSQTALQHAIERALPPGSATVETGKHLADQQADMIEESMSGMKTGLMVFAGISLFVGIFLIANTFTMLVAQRTRELALLRAVGAARRQVTRSVLIEAFLVGAIAGATGLVAGIGVGAGLRALISSTTGKLPDGPLVVEPTTVLTALAVGVVVTVLAAWLPGRRAAKIPPVAAMNSVHLPATTKSLVVRNSIGAVFAGLGIAGVLAATGMDDGRSTMGAGAVLLLIGVFILTPLLSRPLIALAAPVLRAFGTAGTLARQNALRNPRRTATTASALMVGLTLITGLTVIATSVQKGVDKLATESLKADYVISMDSRQPLSPRLEKAVGAVDGVVASSPLRKVMAESGNEPEMLNGVDGREFGALTQLPFTEGALGELRGNRAVVDGDTAKIKHWKAGSRVPVTFPDGKKATLTVSGVYEGNDMFRGLILDNATLAPHQKHLADDQILVKMADGATDGNKETLAKALGDNPAILVADKKDVSEGISQSVTMMLNMLYGLLAMAVIVAVLGVVNTLAMSVFERSQEIGMLRAIGLDRRGVKRMVRLESLVISLFGGVLGVGLGVFFGWAAGELIGAQMKSYELVLPWGRLGLFLGLAALVGVLAALWPARRAARLNMLTAIKAD
- a CDS encoding SAM-dependent methyltransferase, which encodes MADAAGRLTKLAEEVLGAPLPVRIRAWDRSESGPPGAPTLVIRHRRALRRLLFKPGELGLARAWVAGDLDIDGDLYEALDRLAGLIWERSDAPKPPRAALVRALARPEIRAAAREMLALAGAPVPPTPPAEELRRRRGPLHTLRRDKEAISHHYDVGNDFYALVLGPSMVYSCAYWESPQATLEDAQRDKLDLICRKLGLREGQRLLDVGCGWGSMVLHAAREYDVRAVGITLSEEQAGFARKRIAEAGLADRIEIRVQDYREIHDEPFDAISSVGMAEHVGRTQYAEYADALYSLLKPGGRLLNHQIARRPVVDEEAYHVDEFIDRYVFPDGELAPVGRTVGQLEEAGFEVRDVEAIREHYALTLRSWVDNLERHWDEAARLTSPGRARVWRLYMAASALSFERNRIGVNQVLAVRTPEPGDAGVPLRARDWTG
- a CDS encoding NAD(P)/FAD-dependent oxidoreductase, whose protein sequence is MSTTERPRILVVGGGYVGLYAARRILKQMRYGEATVTVVDPRSYMTYQPFLPEAAAGSISPRHVVVPLRRVLPKAEVLTGRVTTIDQDRKVATIAPLVGEAYELPFDYLVIAMGAVSRTFPIPGLAENGIGMKGVEEAIGLRNHVLEQLDKADSTTDEEVRRKALTFVFVGGGFAGAETIGEVEDMARDAAKYYNNVKREDMRFLLVDVADKILPEVGPKLGAYGKEHLESRGVEVYLKTGMDSCVDGHVKLNNGLEVDSNTIVWTAGVKPNPALARFGLPLGPRGHVDTGTTLQVQGTDYIWAAGDNAQVPDMVGRKNGNENAWCPPNAQHALRQAKVLGDNVLSGMRGFPQKEYSHANKGAVAGLGLHKGVAMIVMGKMKIKLKGRLAWYMHRAYHGMAMPTFNRKIRVFADWTLAMFLKREVVSLGAMENPREEFYEAAKPAPAPPTAAEAGDKTKAKAS